The following are encoded in a window of Kitasatospora fiedleri genomic DNA:
- a CDS encoding zinc-binding dehydrogenase codes for MKAISIRSFGGPDGLAVVDLPVPAPAAGQVLVATEAVGVGGVDTVVRSGALAAYGFRAGHVPGGEVAGTVTAVGDGVDAAWIGRRVWGPTGTGGGYAEQAVVPVEQVVPLPDGLSAAAAVTLGGSGAVAHFGLRHARFVPGETVLVRGAAGGIGIMAVQLAARAGAAAVAVTTSSAERGARLRRLGATHVLDRTGDGGRTAPAGYDVILDVVAGADLPSFLDRLDPNGRLVALGAVAGQPPADFGTRIMAAFRKSLSFAAFSAATVPAAELSSVRGELFAAAVRGEIEAVVHELLPLGEAVAAHRKMDAGEVFGRIVLTP; via the coding sequence GTGAAAGCGATCTCGATCCGGAGTTTCGGCGGCCCGGACGGCCTGGCCGTCGTGGACCTGCCGGTGCCCGCGCCGGCGGCCGGGCAGGTCCTGGTGGCCACCGAGGCGGTGGGCGTCGGCGGCGTCGACACCGTCGTCCGGAGCGGGGCGCTGGCCGCGTACGGCTTCCGGGCGGGCCACGTCCCGGGCGGCGAGGTGGCGGGCACCGTGACCGCGGTCGGCGACGGCGTCGACGCGGCGTGGATCGGCCGGCGGGTGTGGGGCCCCACCGGCACCGGCGGCGGGTACGCCGAACAGGCCGTGGTGCCGGTCGAGCAGGTCGTCCCGCTGCCCGACGGCCTGTCCGCCGCGGCGGCGGTGACACTCGGCGGCTCCGGCGCGGTGGCCCACTTCGGGCTCCGCCACGCCCGTTTCGTCCCCGGCGAGACGGTCCTGGTCCGCGGCGCGGCCGGCGGCATCGGGATCATGGCCGTGCAACTCGCCGCCCGCGCCGGTGCCGCCGCCGTGGCGGTCACCACCTCGTCCGCCGAACGCGGCGCGCGGCTGCGCCGCCTCGGCGCGACCCACGTGCTGGACCGCACCGGCGACGGCGGGCGGACGGCTCCCGCGGGCTACGACGTCATCCTCGACGTGGTGGCCGGGGCGGACCTGCCGTCCTTCCTCGACCGGCTCGACCCGAACGGCCGCCTGGTGGCCCTGGGGGCCGTCGCGGGTCAGCCGCCCGCGGACTTCGGCACGAGGATCATGGCGGCGTTCCGGAAGTCGCTGTCCTTCGCCGCCTTCAGCGCGGCCACCGTCCCTGCGGCCGAACTGAGCTCCGTGCGAGGCGAGTTGTTCGCCGCGGCCGTCCGCGGCGAGATCGAGGCGGTGGTGCACGAGCTGCTGCCGCTGGGCGAAGCCGTGGCGGCGCACCGGAAGATGGACGCGGGCGAGGTCTTCGGCCGGATCGTGCTGACGCCGTAG
- a CDS encoding TetR/AcrR family transcriptional regulator: protein MTDRLPQVRRSDALDNRARILDAARTLFSTDGLDVPMREVARRASVGPATLYRHFPTKRTLLAETFADQLHACRAIVDEGCADPDPWRGLCRVIERICELHARDRGFTEAFLSGYPEVADAAAGRAHTVKAVAGLARRAKQAGRLRPDFVLDDLILVLMANKGIHAASTTARVRASRRFAALAVQALEACPRHAPLPPPARLAPAPPPDPSP from the coding sequence GTGACCGACCGTCTGCCTCAGGTCCGGCGCTCCGACGCGCTGGACAACCGCGCCCGCATCCTCGACGCCGCCCGCACGCTGTTCTCCACCGACGGCCTGGACGTGCCGATGCGGGAGGTCGCCCGCCGCGCCTCGGTGGGACCCGCCACCCTGTACCGGCACTTCCCGACCAAGCGGACGCTGCTCGCCGAGACCTTCGCCGACCAACTGCACGCCTGCCGCGCCATCGTCGACGAGGGGTGCGCCGACCCCGACCCGTGGCGCGGCCTGTGCCGGGTGATCGAGCGGATCTGCGAACTGCACGCCCGCGACCGGGGTTTCACCGAAGCCTTCCTCTCCGGCTACCCGGAGGTGGCGGACGCCGCCGCGGGCCGCGCCCACACGGTGAAGGCGGTCGCCGGACTGGCCCGGCGGGCGAAGCAGGCCGGACGCCTGCGCCCCGACTTCGTCCTGGACGACCTGATCCTCGTCCTCATGGCCAACAAGGGCATCCACGCGGCCTCGACCACCGCCCGGGTCAGAGCCTCCCGCCGCTTCGCCGCGCTGGCCGTCCAGGCCCTCGAAGCCTGCCCGCGCCACGCCCCCCTGCCACCGCCGGCCCGACTGGCGCCCGCACCGCCCCCCGACCCGTCGCCCTAG
- a CDS encoding LysR family transcriptional regulator: MQLDLNLLTALDALLEEGSVAGAAARLHVTAPAMSRSLGRIRKATGDQILVRTGRSMVPTTRALAMRAQVHVLVQQAHHLLSAQQELDLAALDRVFTLRWHDALTAACGTALITAVHRQAPGVRLRLPAEPGTDDAELRRGEVDLESSSGAPALPDIRHRLVGTDRLVVAVRPGHPLTEEPLSIERYASAEHLTVSRRGSLHDPIDDALATHGLTRHVVAAGPTTAFALQLARDTDLVVTLPDAVTRTTRERLGLTTLPPPLPLPGAPLHLRWHQRHDDDRAHTWLRDLATTTIRALFTPPTEP, translated from the coding sequence ATGCAACTGGACTTGAACCTGCTCACCGCCCTCGACGCACTGCTGGAGGAGGGCAGCGTCGCCGGCGCCGCGGCCCGCCTGCACGTCACCGCGCCCGCGATGAGCCGCTCCCTGGGCCGCATCCGCAAGGCGACCGGTGACCAGATCCTGGTCCGCACCGGCCGCAGCATGGTCCCCACCACCCGCGCGCTGGCCATGCGCGCCCAGGTCCACGTCCTCGTGCAGCAGGCCCACCACCTGCTCTCCGCGCAGCAGGAACTCGATCTCGCCGCCCTGGACCGGGTGTTCACCCTGCGCTGGCACGACGCCCTGACCGCCGCCTGCGGCACCGCCCTGATCACCGCCGTCCACCGCCAGGCCCCCGGCGTCCGACTGCGCCTCCCGGCCGAACCAGGTACGGACGACGCCGAGTTGCGCCGGGGTGAGGTCGACCTCGAATCGAGCTCCGGCGCCCCGGCCCTCCCCGACATCCGCCACCGCCTGGTCGGCACCGACCGGTTGGTCGTCGCCGTCCGGCCGGGCCACCCGCTCACCGAGGAACCGCTGAGCATCGAGCGCTACGCGTCCGCCGAACACCTCACCGTGTCGCGCCGCGGCAGCCTGCACGACCCGATCGACGACGCCCTCGCCACCCACGGCCTCACCCGCCACGTCGTCGCCGCCGGCCCCACCACCGCCTTCGCCCTGCAACTCGCCCGCGACACCGACCTGGTCGTCACCCTCCCCGACGCGGTCACCCGCACCACCCGGGAACGGCTCGGCCTCACCACCCTGCCCCCACCGCTCCCCCTCCCCGGCGCGCCCCTCCACCTCCGCTGGCACCAGCGCCACGACGACGACCGCGCCCATACCTGGCTCCGCGACCTGGCCACCACCACCATCCGCGCCCTGTTCACCCCACCCACCGAACCGTGA